TACATCCCATTCACCACCGTCCACTGCGAAAGGAAGAACACTGAGCACAGTAGGGGACTAAGGCCCACTCCTCAACCCTGGCTCAGCTCTAACGCTTAGTGAAGGGACACAAGCCCAGGCCATTGCACCCATGGGAGGCTCAGAATTTGTGACCTGAAGCAGCCCTGAGCTCCCAGTCTTAATCGGGCCTGCCTCTGGCCCCGTGCTCACTGGTTGGATAGAGATGTTCCAGGATGCCATTGTCCACGGTGTGCAGGTCTCTGACATTGAAGGATGGGAAGAAGAAAGCTTGGGAGAAAGCTCCAGGAAAAAGATCTTTCCAGGTATCATCTCCCATGAAGACCACGTGCCTTCCTGCAGGGACATGAGACTGGTCAGAGACTGAGCAGGGGTCAGAGCCCAAGCAGGAGTCAAAGCAGGGAAAAAGAGGAAGCCCTTTAAAGACTTATCAGAAATCTCCAACATGCACTCTAAGGCACAGCAATTCCATCCAGCAATTCTTTATCCTTCAAGGCCTAAAATTTTCTGCCAGGACGCTTTCCCTGATAACCTACTCTTCCCAATaaccagacttcttgtttctacAAGAGGCTCTGCTAGTTCTCAGTCCCTGGCTATCTTTGCTACTCTGTTCTTCCTGGGTATATGTTACTTTTTTCCAAGTCAGTGAGTAGACAGGGTGTGGATCCTCTGCTCTCTCCTCCACACTTGTGAGGATACCAGACTCACATCTTCTCCTCTTCATTGCTCTATTGCCCCTTACTGAGGGCTCCCCAAATGTAAAAATCAACACTCCATGCATATTAGAAACTCCAGAATGACAAAGCCCACACCTGCACTTGCTCAAGGCAGGGCCCTggtctttttctcttcccctgtcCTCCCACAGCATAGTCCAGCATGCAGCTGGGCACCCAAAGTTCTGGCTCTCTGACTTCTAAAGAGAAAATATGCTAAGGTATTCCTTACCTCCAAAGAGGCCCAAACTAACCTGCATTGGTGAGCTGTTTAATGAGATTGTCTTCCACTATGGCATAGCTGGCAAAGTTACTGCCAGCATCGATAAAGGTAGGCAGTGAGCCTGTGGTGAGGGCCTTGAGGCGCTGCATGGTGGTAGTGGGGGGATCAGCCTTAGATTGGTAGAGCCTGGCATGGTGGGGCTGAATCTCCAGGATTCTTTGCAAGGAGTTCAGTTTGcccaggaaaggcagagagacaggaggcTCTCCAGGACCGTGTGAGGGCTGGGGCTGCGCAAAGTCAAATCGCAGAGCATCTACCAGCACCAACACAAGCCGAGAGAATCTAGAAGCCATCCAGCAGGCCCCAGGCTTCCCTTGGCTCCCCCATGGCAGggacccagggcctgggggctcgTGGCAGCTGCTATGGTTGGTGAGTTCCAAACGAGTGAGCAGGAAGCCACTGGTGAAGAGGGCAATGCCGGCGTAGAAGAGGAAGCTGACCCAGGCCAGGAAGAGCAGCACCGAGATCTTCTGCATCCTACTGGTAGCAGGGAGGGAATTCATCACTGTGGGGGTAAAGAACCAGTGGATATTCTTATCCCTCAATACAAAGCCAAGCTAGAATCACTTCCTCTTGGAAGCTTTCCGGAAGATAAACAGCCCCTTCGCCAACCCAATGGAACGTTCGTCTCCACCAGTTATATCAGTGTTTCTGAAGGTGAAGTCCGCAGACTATGGGCATCAACCTGGAGCAGCTGTTTAAAATGCTGATTTCCAGGCGCAACCCCAGATCTACTTAATCAGGATCTTTGGGGAGGGAGCATAGAGATTTGCACATGTACTCCAGGAGATTCTCATAATGAAAAGCACAGTTCTCCAGGGAAACCTGTTCCTAGTGTAGAATGCTCTCTGACAgatcacttctccctctcccttgccgaTCTCAATACCCCTGGGGTGGCGAGGGCTCGCAGGCACAGGGGAACCCGGGCTGGACTGACGGCGCCGCCTGGTGGGGGCCGAGAGGACCAAGGGGAGGAGTCACGCTCCGCTTCCGGATGGCCAGGCTCGCCAGGAGATCAGAGTCGCGACCTACCCCGCGCAGCAAAGCCCACTCGCAGGGTCTAGAGGCGGTTGGGCCTCGCCGGGACCCACACGTCCCACGGCTCTGCTTCCTCTGGTGGCTGCCTGGCCTTCTCCTGGGCACCCGGGCTTGGGCACTTGGCACGCTAGGCTGCGAGCTGCGGGGTATGGGTCCCTTCCGGAAAGGGGACTTAAGAGTACGGAGTGCGAGCAGCTTCTCGGAGACCCTGGCTCACCTTGAACGGCGCCCGGAAGCGCGGCGGCGACGCCTGCACACGGACACCACAGATAAGCACGCGCGGGACAGAGCGGCccgagggccccccccccccgccccatcgcCATCTGCCGGCGCCCCATCGCCATCTGCCGGCGCCTCCGAAGAAGTTCGCCAAGGAGCGCAGCGCTGGCCACAGACGCAGAGTTTGATGGGATCATGGTTTAGGAGAATTAGGGGCAGGGAAGCAAGCTAGAAGAGCTCAGAGAAGCATTGGTCATTCTTGGTTAAGACTAAgagttgggggcagccctggtggctcggcggtttagcgccgcctgcagcccagggtgtgatcctggagaccctggatcgagtcccatgtcgggctccctgcatggagcctgcttctccctctgcctgtgtctctgcctctctctctctcctctctgtgtattctcatggataaataaataaaatcttaaaaaaaaaaaaagactaagagtTGGCTTTTTGGAATCAAACTTAGCTTGAATCCTAACTCTGCCACTCACTGGCGTTGTGGAGCttaactcatctgtaaaatagggataaataatatttactttctcctttttGCTTAGCTGACACCAACTGATAGATTTTATTATTCCCCCTCTTCATGTCTTTCACCAGATCTTCCAactcagtgatttaaaaaataatccaatttaaaaatgggcaaaggtggggcacgtggctggctcagctggtagagcatgcaactcttaattttggggtcatgaattcaagccccacattgggcatagagcttactctaaaaaaataataatggggcacctgagtggcctagtagttgagcgtctgcttttggctcaggtcgtgttcccggggtcctgggatggagtcccgcatccggctccttgggggaagcctgcttctccctctgcctatgtgtctacctgtctctctctctctgtgtctctcatgaataaataaatcaaatctttaaaaaaaaaataataaaattttaaatgggcaaaggaggggcgcctgactggctcagtcagaagagcatatgacttttgatctcagggttgtgagtttgagccatgttccgtgtagagattacttaaataaatactttaaaacaaaaatatatttaaagtaaaataggcaaaggatctgaatggatatttctccaaagaaaatatacacatgACCAGttaacacaggaaaagatgctcaacatcattagccatcaggggaATACTAGAAATACCACTTTATTCACTAGGATGGCCataatagaaaagacaaataacaagtattggcatgGATATGGAGAAATTTGAACACTCATACGCTGCTTttgggattgtaaaatggtgcTTTGCaaaatagtctggcagttcctcaaaaggttaaatatagagttaccaCATGCCCCACCAATTCCACTCCTAGACATAtatcttagagaaatgaaaagcatatgtccacacaaaaacttgcacatgataGTTCATAGCAGCACAACCCGAATTGCCTTCACtgatagataaacaaaatatggtatatcatacagtagaatattattggccataaaaagtaatgaagtacCGCTACATGCGGTACttgaaccttaaaaatattgagtgaaagaagccaatcacaaaacagcattttatattattccatttacatgaataCATAAAGCTATAGAGACAGTACGTTAGTGGTTTCCTAGGCCTGGGGAAAGatgagtgactgctaatgggtaccaggttttggtggtggggagggatggaggacagatgatgaaaatgttctaacatTGTGCTGGTTGAACAAACCTGAATATGCTACAAATTactgaatttacattttaaatgggtgaattgtattatatgtgaattacatctcagtaaagctattaaaagcaaaacagggatccctgggtggcgcagcggtttggcgcctgcctttggcccagggcgcgatcctggagacccgggatcaaatcccacatcgggcttccggtgcatggagcctgcttctccctctgcctctctctctttctctctctgtgactatcataaataaataaaaattaaaaaataaataaataaaataaaagcaaaacaaaacaaaaccccttcCCATTGGTCTCACATTTCACAGTAAAACCCAAGCTCTTGTAGTAGTCCTACATAGCCCTACAAATCTATACATCAGTTCTGGGCTTCCCTCTGATTTATCTAGCTGCCACTTCTTTGCTTTCTTGACTCTGTTCCAACTACTGTAGCTTCTTTGCTCTCCCATTTATAATGACCTCAAGGCCGCTGCATTTAGAATCTCCAGTCGCTAGCTAGCTAGCTTGCTtaggatttttttattcatttgtgagagagagagagagtgcaagcgaGCACatgaggggggggggcagagggaaaatcaggctccccaccaacagggagcctatgtggggctccattctaggaccctgggatcatgaccctcaGCTGATGGCAGAtgggcagatacttaaccaactgaggcacccaggggtaCTTCTAGTCAGCTTTACTCCCAGGTGCCCAAATGAGTCTTCCCCCTCATCTCCATATCTAAGCTCAAATGTAACATCTAGAGGCTTCCTGGAACTCTCTACTTAATGTTACAGATTACagtcccctccccagctccccacctcccttcctttctttaatttcttctacaGCACAACTAACCAACATGTGAAATACTAAACATCTTATTAATGGTTTGTCCCTTCCAAACATTACTTAAAACTCATTGAGGGGTACCTGACTGACCcagtcagtagagcgtgtgactTGATCTCATGGTTTTGAGTTTGAACCCCAgtttgggtgtagacattacttaaaagaaaatcttaaaaaaataaaataaaaataaaatcttgaaagaaaaaaaaccttaaattcaCTGAGAACAGGGAATTTAGTTCTTCATTACTATATCCTCAATGCCTGACAAGTATTTGGGGTTCAAGTTATCATATGgatacatgaataaattttaattcagatatattttgaaaaatatcatcCTTCCACATCCATCCTAATGGTTCCTTACTACGGTTCAGGCCTCATCACCCCCTcaggattgttttttgtttttttttaactttttttttttaagagttatttatttatttatgatagacatagacagagagagaggcagagacacaggaggagggagaagcaggctccatgccgggagcctgacgtgggactcgatccagagactccaggatcacgccctgggccaaaggcaggcgctaaaccactgagccacccagggatcccctttttttttaacttaaaaaaaaaaatttttttttaaagattttatttattcatgagagacagagacagagaggcagagatacaggcagagggagaagcaggctccatgcagggagcccgacgtgggacttgatcctgggtctccaggatcaggccctgggatgaaggcagcgctaaaccgctgagccacccgggctgtcccatgtttttttttttttttaagattttatttatttattcatgagaaacagagaaaggcagagacacaggcagagggagagaagcaggctcctctcagggagcccagtgcgggactggATACCtgaccacgggatcatgccctgagccaaaggcagatactcaaccactgagctacccaggcgtcccaccccCTCAGGATTGTAGAGGCCACCTTCTGACAGTCCTTCAGCCTCCCATTTCTCCTTCAAATACCCTGTCCACATTGCAACAGGACAGCTATATCTAAAACCTTAATCTTCCCCTCACTTTGGCAACACATATACTAAAACCTTAATCTACCTAAAAGAATTCATGGTAGGAGGGAAAAAACCCTTCACAGATCCCTCACTACCCTAAGGCTAAAGTCCAAACTCCTCAGTACTCCTCTCCCTGTGATGTAGACCTTGCCATCGGAGTGTGTAACTATAACCCACCCTTCAGCTTCACCAAACTCTGAATGTTCCAACTTCTCTGGAACTGTAGGCATTTGCATATTCTAGTCCCAAACTCTGCCTGGCAAAGGCAGGAATTTTTCCAGCACAAGCTCAATGGCAGAGTTGGCCACCTTGCTGCCCACAAACTGACATGCACCTCCCTCCGGGATCCCTCAATCAAAACTTTCTCCCATCCTAGCACTTACCactttccctctgtctgtcttCCCTGCCCAACTTGATAGTCTGTGAAAGCAGGGTCTAAATTGCGTTTGTAACCTACATCTAGCACTGAGCTTGACACATGGTAGACatcattgacatttttgaaggaATAAATGTCTTCAGTCTCTGAAAACCCTTTAAGTATTCAGCAGTACTATCATGCCAAGGTAGTTCTGTCACCCATAAGAAATcctcccaggggctcctggatggctcagagcagatgactttttttttttttttttttaagattttatttgagagttcgagcagggggagggacaggtggagagggagaaggaccccaggatcatctcagctgaaggcagatgcttaaccaactgagccatctagccTCCCTCAACAAGTGATTTTTTACCTTCtgcttgtgagttcaagtcccactttgggcatggagcttacttaaaaccAATCCCTCCAAACACCTGCTAAATTTACATCCCCATACTTAGCAGGAGGGGGAACTACACTCCCCAGCTGGCAGCTTAGTAGATCTGTGGCTTAATCCTTCCACCCTATCCCAAAACTTCTCCTGAAGACAGAAAGGATGATCTCATTTACACGAGGTTCATTCTTACTCGTGGGGGAATCAGCTTCCAAGTACTGAGGGGACTAGAGGATGGAAGTGGACATCCAAGGAAAACACTGGTGACTTTCCCAACTTCATTCCCCAATCAAAGAGGACAGTTTCTGATTTGCCACTGGCAAGTTTATTACATGATTaaagttcaaataaaaaaataacaaaatcttggCAGGGAAGCTAGAGCGAGTCTGGGAGTGTTGTTTTCCTGTCCTCAGCCTCCCTGGCCAAGCCCAGCTCCGTTAACTCAGTTTGACTCGATCAAATTCCTCATCAAGACTTGCATCTGTGCCCTGGACATCTCTGCTGCTCCCACTGGAGACTGAGTCCTGGGCCCCTGGCACTGGGGCTTTGGTGAGGGCCCCATACACACCCATGGCCTAAGAAGacggacagagagagagccatgAGGACACATGGCAGAAAGGATAGCCCAACCCACCAATGCCTAAAAACAAAGTGGAACTGAAGCCAATAAggttgttcttccttttttctctctcaagactTTAAACTTTAGAGTTGATTCTAGAAATCTTATAAACTATCAGGGCAGGGTCACCCTCAGAATACTGGTACATGTATCTGCCCAAAAAAAGGACATCTCAATAACTGAGCTCCCCTATCTCCaaaggtggggtgtgtgtgtgtgtgtctcattctTAGAGATTTATTCTCTACAGAGATTAACAGGAGGTCTAGGCCTCACTCTGAAGGCCTCTATGGTGTGTGCTGATGGTAGTGGTGGGGTCTCAGTTTCTGGCATTAGTGTTCTGTGCTGGATCCTCAGGGCACTCTAACCTGAGCTACCATACTGGTGACATCGCCGGGGTTGGAAGGCAGCAGGATAGTGTTGGAGTCCTTGGCCAGTTTGGAGAACGCACTGACATACTGCTCAGCCACAGTCAGCGAGGCTGCTGCATCTCCATTCTGTGGCcacagaagagataaaatcacAGATCACAGACTTGGGAGAAGAGTGGGGCAGGGAGTAGGTGGTGGAAGAGGAGTAAAAAGAAGTCAGATCCTGGGAAAGAGGATCAGATCACAATACAAGAGATCATGTAATCTGGCTCAACAGAACCCAAAGACAAGAACTTCTCCCAAGGGCAGATGAGAAAACCTCTTCCACTGTCAATTTCTGTCCCCGACTCCCACCCAGGGGACTCTCACATGTTGTGTCAGAGCTGCAGCCAGGATCCGAATAGCTTCAGCCTTAGCCTTGGCCTTGGCCAAAACTGCACTGGCCTCTCCtggaagaaaaatgacaaagctTTACTCATGAAGTCAGGGTACCTCAAAACTCCTGTCGCAGCACcaaccctgctcctccctcagtcTCTACCCTCTGCGGACCTGCTGCCTGATTTATTTGTTCAGCCTTTTCCGCCTCGGAGGCCAGGATCtgtgcctgcttcttcccctctgccACGTTGATGGCTGACTCTCGGGTCCCCTCAGACTCTAGAACTGTAGCCCGTTTCCGCCTCTCTGCCTCCACCTAGAAGCCCCCAACAAGCCCCATCAACAAGAAGCCAAAGTAAACTCTTACACAGACCTGCAATTGTACCCATCAAGTTAGGGAAGGGAGTCCAGGTCCCCATGAGACTGGAGCATCCTGAAGTCCTCTTCCCCATCCTTCCCTGGCCCCCACCTGCATCTGCATGGACTCTTTCACCCGGGGTGGCACATGGATATCCTTGATCTCATAACGGAGGCAGCGAATGCCCCAGCAGTCAGCGGCCTGATTGATGGCATCCACAATGCTAGCATTCAGGGACTCCCGCTCCTGGAGAAAGAGAGGTATAAATTCCATGGCTTCAATCCATTCATCAAGGGTCTAAACTAAGAAGTGCCTCTGACTCCtagaaaggacagagagagagaggcatgtgTCTTCCAACACTAACTCTGGCTCAGATGCCCTTACCCGGAAGACTTTGTCCAGAGAGAGTTTGCCGAGCTCTGATCTCATGGTTGTCTGAGCTAGCTGTGTGACAGCATACTCAGGGTCCTCCACACCATAGCTTGCCTGAAAAGAGCATGGATAGTGTAAAAAGCTTGAGTCCAGGATTTCAGTGGGAAAAGCAACTCAAAAGCGGCATAAAACAAGTAGCAGATACCTTGTAAGGGTCCATGATACGTAGATAAAGGACTCCATCAATTTGTAGAGTTACATTGTCTACAGGTACAAtaatgggagagaaaaggaagaaaatcaggcCTTCAATTTCCAATCAACTCTTTCTCCTGGGCTGGATCTCCTGCAACCAAATCCTAATGGCCTCAGAGCACCCATGTCACCCTGCATCCCTCACCGAGAGTCACAGCCGACTGCTCAGGCACGTTGATGACAATTTCCTTGAGACTCTGCACATATCGGATCCGGTCTAACACAGGGATGAGGATGTTCAAGCCCTGGGAAGAGGAGTCATGGGGTCCTCAGAAGGATGGGGGT
This sequence is a window from Canis aureus isolate CA01 chromosome 10, VMU_Caureus_v.1.0, whole genome shotgun sequence. Protein-coding genes within it:
- the STOML2 gene encoding stomatin-like protein 2, mitochondrial isoform X1 — encoded protein: MLARAARGTGALLLRGSTQASGRAPRRTSSGLPRNTVVLFVPQQEAWVVERMGRFHRILEPGLNILIPVLDRIRYVQSLKEIVINVPEQSAVTLDNVTLQIDGVLYLRIMDPYKASYGVEDPEYAVTQLAQTTMRSELGKLSLDKVFRERESLNASIVDAINQAADCWGIRCLRYEIKDIHVPPRVKESMQMQVEAERRKRATVLESEGTRESAINVAEGKKQAQILASEAEKAEQINQAAGEASAVLAKAKAKAEAIRILAAALTQHNGDAAASLTVAEQYVSAFSKLAKDSNTILLPSNPGDVTSMVAQAMGVYGALTKAPVPGAQDSVSSGSSRDVQGTDASLDEEFDRVKLS
- the STOML2 gene encoding stomatin-like protein 2, mitochondrial isoform X2, with translation MLARAARGTGALLLRGSTQASGRAPRRTSSGLPRNTVVLFVPQQEAWVVERMGRFHRILEPGLNILIPVLDRIRYVQSLKEIVINVPEQSAVTLDNVTLQIDGVLYLRIMDPYKASYGVEDPEYAVTQLAQTTMRSELGKLSLDKVFRERESLNASIVDAINQAADCWGIRCLRYEIKDIHVPPRVKESMQMQVEAERRKRATVLESEGTRESAINVAEGKKQAQILASEAEKAEQINQAAGEASAVLAKAKAKAEAIRILAAALTQHAMGVYGALTKAPVPGAQDSVSSGSSRDVQGTDASLDEEFDRVKLS